One Hippoglossus stenolepis isolate QCI-W04-F060 chromosome 9, HSTE1.2, whole genome shotgun sequence genomic region harbors:
- the LOC118115322 gene encoding E3 SUMO-protein ligase ZBED1 — MKRTGRRRSSVWDCFEQVGNFVRCMKCDATLKYCGGATSTMMNHMSRHHPYTAPLDEDEKPVICTVQCSSEEESAANNQDIMQVNIMSPNVAANIHERDYGERKRLKRSSVWDIFIKVDDEVHCTMCDTKLKYRSSTTSMMYHIKNKHPDTMPNDGVSLATHAEVTELISRMIEKDMLPISVVSGDGFRELLAYTVHNYKMPSTGDITRLIEGHFHEKVEELVVQLGRVEKVALTAEFWTALPFQRYITVSCSFITEEWLGRSAVLQTHKLSSDSQPTTDSVTEKLLNTVKTWGIDGKVTACVHNNTQDILSAHACSHVSWDYATCFATTLQQAVSNGLSEDLVRIIISAGKLAKHFSHNMLAGEALEQKQVQMCLPQHKLIQSSKARWDTICDMFERLLEQRWAIKAVLSDRTVTNRQEAQTLEIEDDYWQIIENFTPVLATLKWATTVISAETEVSISNIYPITFSLIQTHLVPRENDVEQVSEFKLKVQTSLRSHMEVDSNDLSSKPALIASMLDPRHKHLSFLTPTGRLAAKVKLHELVSKLDVITTTVGPKDEQHETLIMPDISQVAMPSQMRSDTKNTMMLLLGDNYSSSYATDSEAQVDYYLRDIAPSLDINPLDWWRVNGPRFPKLATLARHYLCVPGVSLPSLLSESGQAFATMRTRLSPEHVDMMIFVNRNA; from the exons ATGAAGCGGACCGGCAGGAGACGCAGCTCGGTGTGGGACTGCTTCGAACAAGTGGGCAACTTCGTCCGCTGCATGAAATGCGACGCGACGCTGAAGTACTGCGGCGGAGCCACCAGCACCATGATGAACCACATGAGCAGGCACCATCCGTACACTGCGCCGCTGGACGAGGACGAGAAGCCGGTGATCTGCACCGTCCAGTgcagcagcgaggaggagagcGCCGCTAACAACCAGGACATCATGCAGGTCAACATCATGTCTCCCAACGTGGCCGCGAACATCCACGAGCGAGACTACGGGGAGAGGAAGCGCCTGAAGCGGAGCTCCGTGTGGGACATTTTCATCAAAGTGGACGACGAGGTCCACTGCACCATGTGTGACACCAAGCTGAAGTACAGGAGCAGCACCACCAGCATGATGTACCACATCAAGAACAAGCACCCGGACACGATGCCTAATGACGGGGTGTCACTGGCCACACACGCAGAGGTGACTGAACTCATCTCCAGGATGATAGAGAAGGACATGCTCCCCATCAGCGTGGTTAGCGGGGATGGGTTTCGAGAGCTACTTGCATACACAGTGCATAATTATAAAATGCCATCTACTGGTGATATCACACGTCTTATTGAAGGACACTTCCatgagaaggtggaggagctggtggtgcAGCTGGGTAGGGTGGAGAAAGTGGCTCTCACTGCTGAATTCTGGACAGCTCTGCCCTTCCAAAGGTACATCACAGTGTCCTGCTCCTTCATAACGGAGGAGTGGCTGGGCAGGTCAGctgtgctgcagacacacaagctGTCATCAGACAGTCAGCCCACTACAGACAGCGTCACAGAGAAGCTGCTCAACACTGTGAAGACGTGGGGTATCGACGGGAAAGTGACCGCGTGTGTTCATAATAACACACAAGACATTTTGTCAGCACATGCGTGTTCCCACGTCAGCTGGGACTACGCCACTTGCTTTGCCACTACACTGCAGCAGGCAGTCAGTAATGGGCTGAGTGAGGATTTAGTCCGCATCATAATTTCTGCAGGGAAACTTGCCAAGCACTTCAGTCACAACATGCTGGCGGGTGAGGCCTTGGAGCAGAAGCAGGTTCAGATGTGCCTGCCGCAGCACAAGCTCATCCAGTCGAGCAAAGCTCGATGGGACACTATCTGTGATATGTTTGAACGCTTACTAGAGCAAAGGTGGGCTATTAAAGCTGTGCTCTCCGATCGCACAGTCACCAACAGACAGGAAGCCCAGACCCTTGAGATTGAAGATGACTACTGGCAAATAATTGAGAATTTCACACCTGTGCTGGCAACATTGAAATGGGCAACGACAGTCATATCTGCTGAAACAGAGGTTTCCATTTCAAACATCTACCCAATCACGTTCAGCCTCATTCAGACTCACCTTGTGCCAAGAGAGAATGATGTTGAACAAGTGTCCGAGTTTAAGCTGAAAGTTCAGACGTCACTTAGGAGTCACATGGAG GTCGACTCTAATGACTTGTCGTCCAAACCAGCTCTGATCGCCTCCATGCTGGACCCTCGTCACAAACATCTCAGCTTCCTGACGCCGACAGGGAGACTGGCTGCAAAGGTCAAACTGCACGAGCTGGTTTCAAAGTTAGATGTCATAACTACCACAGTGGGTCCAAAGGATGAACAGCACGAAACCCTTATCATGCCTGATATTAGCCAGGTGGCCATGCCCTCACAAATGAGAAGTGACACCAAAAACACCATGATGTTGCTCCTCGGAGACAACTACAGCTCCTCCTACGCCACAGACTCCGAGGCTCAGGTAGATTACTACTTGAGAGACATCGCCCCCTCGTTGGACATAAACCCCCTTGATTGGTGGAGGGTGAACGGACCGAGATTCCCCAAACTGGCCACTCTGGCAAGACACTATTTGTGCGTACCCGGGGTATCGCTACCGTCTTTGTTGTCTGAGTCTGGACAAGCGTTTGCAACAATGCGTACAAGACTGAGCCCAGAGCATGTTGACATGATGATCTTTGTAAACCGAAATGCGTAA